In Acidobacteriota bacterium, one genomic interval encodes:
- a CDS encoding DUF362 domain-containing protein, whose protein sequence is MARAKVAVLKTKPETVLEDYKKLLHLADYQKYLPKENETALKINISWQKFYPACSTTPWQLEGVIKTMLEDGYDRKRIYACHNRTVVVSAKKGEIANKHKPVVEKYGLRNIHLYEREEWVRYEPKGEILALYDIFPKGIYIPKRFIGSNIIHLPTMKTHVFTTMTGAMKNAFGGLLNERRHWTHSVIHETLVDLLTIQKEIHPGLFAVMDGTFAGDGPGPRCMIPYVKGYILASNDQVAIDAIAAKMMGFDPLSLKFIRLAHERGLGVGDPAEIEVVGEDISGVNFGFHGEENTFASRGQKMIYWGIFHPLEKLLLRTPLVVWAYLASRLYHDFYWYPIIGKRRVKKMLETEWGKLFLKY, encoded by the coding sequence ATGGCACGGGCAAAGGTCGCCGTTCTTAAAACAAAACCGGAAACGGTTTTAGAGGATTATAAAAAGCTTCTCCACTTAGCCGATTATCAGAAATACCTTCCTAAGGAGAACGAAACCGCGCTCAAGATAAACATCTCCTGGCAGAAATTCTACCCTGCTTGTTCTACCACCCCGTGGCAGCTTGAGGGGGTAATAAAAACAATGCTCGAGGATGGATATGACCGGAAAAGGATCTACGCCTGCCACAATCGAACGGTGGTGGTGAGCGCAAAAAAGGGTGAAATAGCGAACAAACACAAGCCGGTGGTGGAGAAATACGGGCTTCGCAATATCCATCTTTACGAAAGGGAGGAGTGGGTAAGATACGAACCAAAAGGGGAAATCCTCGCTCTATACGACATCTTTCCCAAAGGGATCTACATCCCGAAACGGTTCATCGGCTCTAATATCATCCATCTCCCCACGATGAAAACCCATGTCTTCACTACGATGACTGGAGCGATGAAGAACGCCTTCGGCGGGCTTCTGAACGAGCGTCGGCACTGGACCCATTCGGTCATCCACGAAACCTTGGTCGATCTCCTAACCATCCAGAAGGAGATCCATCCCGGACTGTTTGCGGTAATGGACGGAACCTTCGCCGGAGATGGACCGGGACCCCGGTGTATGATCCCCTATGTCAAGGGCTATATACTGGCGAGCAACGATCAGGTGGCGATAGACGCTATCGCTGCCAAGATGATGGGGTTCGACCCACTCTCGCTCAAGTTCATCCGCCTTGCCCACGAACGAGGACTCGGAGTTGGAGACCCCGCTGAGATCGAGGTGGTGGGCGAGGATATATCCGGGGTCAACTTCGGCTTCCACGGAGAGGAAAACACCTTCGCCAGCCGGGGACAAAAGATGATCTATTGGGGGATATTCCACCCCTTAGAAAAGCTCCTCCTTCGCACCCCGCTCGTTGTCTGGGCTTACCTCGCCTCCAGGCTCTACCACGACTTCTACTGGTATCCTATAATAGGAAAAAGACGGGTGAAGAAGATGCTCGAGACTGAATGGGGCAAACTCTTTCTTAAATATTGA
- a CDS encoding sulfatase produces MKRRNWAIICLVGVFSSFLLSCGGRKVEGAGWGYGRYDLVSNLSSLEVDNFFINLGLRSNRYFLKSGWAKENEVEPSGTSFVWAVGRVSEVDFPPMRKRDRILHFSAHSFSPPGAPGQRVRLFFNRKFIGEAKLGKRFNHYSFPIKGKYFKENEDNRLELIHRYAISPANVPGMGGDKRKLAASYDYIALVAKGKDLRKTPRTYLKYTAYVRRGEAREAIALPPGGEFRLGVKLPNEEPIKLIFSPAVNDFFQDNLSWARFRITLSSEGREEELFSSERKRGEVADEWRMEEVDLSRYRGKRIVLWFKVEGEGIKGKPAEVAWVNPHIIAGGLKPPKRLNVILYLIDTLRADHLGCYGNPYIKTPNIDRLAKEGVLFENAFVQSSWTRPSTATILTSLYPTEHGAITDHDRLRPSLITIAEILRHYGYYTLGCVNQPNVAAEIGFYQGFDRYLVAYKRLHLHPLFSDKMNEMIFPWLEEFKDKPFFLYVHTVDPHDPYIPPPPYDRMYDPDYKGKIWGDSKTLIEIGRGDIEITERDRKHLIALYDGEVTYNDKSVGKLMRKLKELGIADNTLIIIIADHGEEFLEHGGTRHGHTLYNEVLHIPLIFHCPNALPKGKRIKDLVRAVDVLPTILNILDIPLPKKIEGKSLLSLIKKGGNPGISYSFAELDRYGKNLRSLQNDKWKLIHYPYRREKGEFYNLKDDPKEKKNLFYGRKPPAYNELNKKLTEILKKLKGEAKKFHRIKVEKLDKETLEQLKALGYIH; encoded by the coding sequence ATGAAAAGAAGAAATTGGGCTATCATTTGTTTGGTGGGGGTTTTTTCCTCCTTTCTTCTCTCCTGCGGAGGTAGGAAGGTAGAAGGTGCTGGTTGGGGTTATGGTCGATATGACCTTGTCTCCAATCTCTCTTCCCTTGAGGTGGATAATTTCTTCATCAATCTTGGCTTAAGGAGCAACCGTTATTTTTTGAAGTCAGGCTGGGCGAAGGAGAACGAGGTCGAACCCTCAGGGACGAGCTTCGTCTGGGCGGTGGGCAGGGTTTCTGAAGTCGATTTCCCTCCGATGAGAAAGAGGGATCGGATACTTCATTTCTCCGCCCATTCCTTTTCCCCACCCGGTGCCCCCGGACAGAGGGTGAGGCTCTTCTTCAACCGGAAGTTCATTGGTGAAGCGAAGCTGGGAAAGAGGTTCAACCACTACTCATTTCCGATCAAGGGAAAATACTTCAAGGAGAACGAGGATAATCGTCTGGAACTCATCCATCGTTATGCCATCTCCCCAGCCAATGTTCCGGGGATGGGAGGGGATAAGCGGAAACTCGCCGCCTCCTATGATTACATCGCCCTGGTTGCCAAGGGGAAGGATCTCAGGAAAACCCCCAGAACCTATCTCAAATACACCGCCTACGTCAGGCGTGGTGAGGCGAGAGAGGCTATTGCTCTTCCTCCTGGTGGTGAGTTCAGGTTAGGGGTGAAGCTCCCCAACGAGGAACCGATAAAACTCATCTTCTCTCCAGCGGTAAACGATTTCTTCCAGGATAACCTGAGCTGGGCGAGGTTCAGGATAACCCTCAGCTCTGAGGGAAGAGAGGAGGAGTTATTCTCTTCGGAGAGGAAAAGGGGTGAGGTGGCTGACGAATGGCGGATGGAGGAGGTTGATCTAAGCAGGTATCGGGGGAAGAGGATAGTCCTCTGGTTCAAAGTCGAAGGGGAGGGGATAAAGGGAAAACCGGCTGAGGTTGCCTGGGTCAATCCCCATATCATTGCCGGCGGCCTTAAGCCTCCCAAGAGATTGAATGTGATCCTCTATCTCATCGATACCTTAAGAGCAGATCACCTCGGCTGTTATGGAAACCCCTACATCAAAACACCAAACATAGACAGATTGGCGAAGGAGGGGGTTCTCTTCGAGAATGCCTTCGTCCAATCCTCCTGGACAAGACCCTCAACCGCTACTATCTTAACCTCCCTCTACCCAACAGAACATGGGGCGATAACCGACCACGATAGACTTCGGCCCTCCTTAATCACTATAGCAGAGATATTGAGGCATTATGGCTATTACACCCTGGGATGCGTTAATCAACCCAATGTAGCTGCTGAGATAGGGTTCTATCAGGGATTTGACCGTTACCTGGTAGCTTATAAACGGCTCCACCTTCATCCCCTCTTCTCTGACAAGATGAACGAGATGATCTTCCCCTGGCTTGAGGAGTTTAAGGATAAGCCCTTCTTCCTTTATGTCCATACCGTGGATCCCCATGACCCCTACATTCCCCCTCCACCGTACGACAGGATGTACGACCCCGATTATAAAGGGAAGATATGGGGAGACTCTAAAACCCTTATTGAGATAGGGAGGGGAGATATAGAGATCACCGAGCGGGATAGAAAACACCTCATTGCCCTCTACGATGGGGAGGTTACCTATAACGATAAATCGGTAGGAAAGCTGATGAGGAAACTGAAGGAGCTCGGTATCGCCGATAATACCCTCATCATCATCATTGCCGACCATGGGGAGGAGTTCCTGGAACACGGAGGAACTCGCCATGGACACACCTTATACAACGAGGTGCTCCATATCCCCCTCATTTTTCACTGTCCCAATGCTCTCCCCAAAGGGAAAAGGATCAAAGACCTGGTAAGAGCTGTGGATGTCCTTCCCACTATCCTTAATATCCTCGACATCCCTCTCCCGAAGAAGATCGAGGGCAAAAGTTTACTCTCACTTATCAAGAAAGGGGGAAATCCGGGGATATCTTACTCCTTCGCCGAACTCGACCGTTATGGCAAAAACCTCCGCTCCCTCCAAAACGACAAATGGAAATTGATCCACTACCCCTACCGACGGGAGAAAGGGGAATTCTACAATCTGAAGGATGATCCAAAAGAAAAGAAAAATCTATTTTACGGGAGAAAACCCCCCGCCTACAACGAGTTGAACAAGAAGCTTACCGAAATACTTAAAAAACTGAAGGGAGAAGCAAAGAAATTCCATCGAATTAAGGTAGAGAAGCTGGACAAAGAGACATTAGAGCAACTAAAAGCGCTGGGATACATTCATTAA
- a CDS encoding glycosyltransferase family 39 protein, translated as MGNKLLNILLCLLGSGLLLLHILDLPQYRFWFSLSFLLLLFFRVMVNRGKKRKGIAPSTFFDKIETPHLILIAIFLLYLPQIYPKIKGDGVLYYAYLRSFLIDFDLNFANDFAGFGYMGKITSAGLPANPVFFGCSLFWLPFFLLAHIVSFLGNILGGNFPLDGFSSVYQRAITLGSALYILAGIILIYHLLKKRFSPGVSLLSALAIWLGTPLFYYMVANPFLAHGISMFAVTLFIFLWFKNREKEGKWRAGLIGLFAGLSAAVRPQNVVFFAIPFLDFLFSLKHSNRTPLKEKWRDMAFLLSGFALPLLIQMILWRMIFGSHFLSGWHTTNLINWRHPHIIDMLFSARHGVFTWTPLFFLGAIGIILLLRKNRKLALYLFVAFALMLYMNGVFKRWWADHSFGNRRMLGGSFIFAFGLSAVIEELFRRPKLLATLLILSLIIWNINFATAFNQNLLGDRSEAVPLNRVLMIEGEYIYRLCYQLTAKLSDALAFRIYENYKGVWLFSGPRNLNGVIDIGAEPDDIRWELIGNGWSKKKKLDEVSFRYSEGKTSILRFPLYERAKLIVGIRMKPINLTNTTTVVVETMVNGKRVKDILLRPGWNNYLFIVEKSLTKRGLNELLFRYHYNLRGNQKENYHQEAVAVDLLRFAKKRR; from the coding sequence ATGGGCAATAAGCTGCTGAATATCTTGCTGTGCCTTTTAGGTTCCGGTTTGCTCTTATTACATATTCTTGATCTTCCCCAATATCGTTTTTGGTTCTCCCTCTCTTTTCTTCTTCTCCTCTTCTTCCGGGTAATGGTGAATAGGGGGAAAAAGCGGAAAGGAATTGCTCCCTCCACCTTCTTTGATAAGATAGAGACCCCTCATCTCATCCTTATTGCCATCTTCCTCCTTTACCTCCCCCAGATATACCCAAAAATAAAGGGAGATGGCGTTCTCTACTACGCCTATCTCCGTTCGTTCCTTATCGATTTTGATCTAAATTTCGCAAACGATTTCGCTGGCTTTGGCTATATGGGAAAGATCACCTCGGCAGGGCTCCCGGCAAATCCGGTTTTTTTCGGCTGTTCCCTCTTCTGGCTTCCCTTCTTCCTCCTCGCTCATATAGTGAGTTTCTTGGGGAATATACTTGGGGGAAACTTTCCCTTGGATGGCTTCTCCTCGGTTTACCAGCGAGCGATAACCCTGGGCTCCGCCCTCTACATCCTGGCAGGTATCATCCTTATCTACCATCTCTTAAAAAAGAGATTTTCCCCTGGTGTCTCACTCCTCTCAGCACTTGCCATCTGGCTTGGCACACCGCTTTTTTACTATATGGTAGCCAACCCCTTCCTCGCTCATGGGATCTCGATGTTTGCGGTGACCCTCTTTATATTTCTCTGGTTCAAAAATAGAGAGAAAGAAGGGAAATGGAGGGCAGGATTGATCGGGCTTTTTGCTGGTCTTTCCGCCGCCGTTCGCCCCCAGAATGTGGTTTTCTTTGCCATTCCCTTTCTGGATTTTCTTTTCTCCTTAAAACATTCTAACAGGACACCCTTAAAAGAAAAATGGAGGGATATGGCTTTCCTCCTTTCCGGCTTCGCCCTTCCCCTCCTAATCCAGATGATATTGTGGCGGATGATCTTCGGTTCTCACTTCCTCTCCGGCTGGCATACAACCAATTTAATCAACTGGCGACATCCGCATATCATCGATATGCTTTTCTCCGCCCGACACGGTGTTTTTACCTGGACTCCCCTCTTCTTCCTCGGGGCGATCGGAATCATCCTCCTTTTGAGAAAGAATAGGAAACTCGCCCTCTATCTTTTCGTCGCTTTCGCCCTTATGCTCTATATGAATGGGGTATTCAAGAGATGGTGGGCAGACCACTCCTTCGGAAACCGAAGGATGCTCGGCGGTAGCTTCATCTTTGCCTTTGGACTCTCTGCGGTAATTGAGGAGCTCTTCCGCCGGCCAAAACTCCTTGCCACTCTGCTCATCCTCTCTCTCATCATCTGGAACATCAACTTCGCTACTGCCTTCAATCAGAACCTACTCGGCGATAGAAGCGAAGCCGTTCCCTTAAACAGGGTACTTATGATCGAAGGAGAATACATCTACCGCCTATGTTATCAACTCACCGCCAAACTGAGCGACGCACTGGCGTTTCGGATCTATGAAAATTATAAGGGGGTGTGGCTCTTCTCCGGTCCCCGAAACCTCAATGGGGTAATCGACATCGGGGCAGAACCAGATGATATCCGCTGGGAACTGATCGGAAACGGTTGGAGCAAAAAGAAAAAACTCGATGAGGTGAGCTTCCGCTACTCGGAGGGGAAAACCTCGATCCTCCGTTTCCCTCTATATGAGCGTGCTAAATTGATCGTTGGGATAAGGATGAAACCGATCAACCTCACAAATACAACAACCGTAGTAGTAGAGACAATGGTAAATGGGAAAAGGGTGAAGGATATTCTCCTAAGGCCGGGATGGAACAATTATCTTTTTATCGTGGAGAAATCGCTCACCAAACGAGGATTGAATGAGCTACTCTTCCGCTATCACTACAATCTAAGAGGTAACCAAAAAGAAAATTATCATCAGGAGGCAGTAGCGGTCGATCTTCTTCGATTCGCTAAGAAGAGACGATAG
- a CDS encoding glycosyltransferase family 39 protein, giving the protein MKRYWERRIVYFLPPFLFFLLFNLVILTPGFRYERTPEFSFVLLLISFTLLLFLSSLLSRRYPDVGTLPRIYRTIDIPIFIIVSIFLLLLFLLTAYGGRLGSDGSFYFSYLRSLVFDRDLNFANEYARLKVRALPYIKPTITGHLPNVFAIGVSFLWLPFYLSAHIATYFAHIFGGSLPLDGFSYPYTTACSFGSLVYGTFGVILLYLSLRRFFSKWIAFLSAIGIWLGSFLPWYQVFEPFMSHAPSFFVSSLFLYFFLRFRGKMDFRRYLVLGALGGLLMLVRWQNALFLLFPAFCWLGDFIKSLKEGKSEEAKRMFLFGMLFALSAFVVFLPQVIAWKVIYGRFFTIPQGGRLSFGKPAFFEVLFSSRHGLFPWSPVVYIGFIGSFLFLRRERRFVLTFFLVFLLMTYVNASIYDWWAGWAFGARRFGSLLPYFAVGLSAFLEFLKKHPFLLVYGFVSLFILANIVFMAEYYYHLVPPGDVVSMGEAAASGVKLLYSKIGNPFSYPANLLFALRFRVSPERYDLLVGRRFNNPGIDVGGNDAFFLGRGWYGKEQDPDGTTFRWIKGREGTFLFPLFRPRDYIIELRMRSFSFPGAPPQVAKFLVNGEFTSSLRLSPAYTTYKIAVPKRYFREGVNEVKIVLSYAIPPAKVLKGNKDGRMLGGAVDYLVFRHPKRRFQ; this is encoded by the coding sequence ATGAAACGATATTGGGAGCGAAGAATTGTCTATTTCCTTCCCCCGTTCCTCTTTTTTCTCCTCTTCAATCTGGTAATCCTTACCCCTGGTTTTCGTTATGAGAGGACACCTGAGTTTTCCTTCGTCCTTCTTCTCATAAGCTTCACTCTTCTTCTTTTTCTTTCATCATTGCTTTCGAGAAGGTATCCAGATGTTGGAACCCTTCCTCGGATCTATCGAACGATAGATATTCCCATCTTCATAATCGTCTCCATTTTTCTTTTGCTTTTGTTTCTTCTCACTGCTTATGGGGGAAGGCTTGGTAGTGATGGTAGTTTCTACTTCTCCTATCTTCGCTCCCTTGTCTTTGACCGAGACCTGAATTTCGCAAACGAGTATGCAAGGCTCAAGGTGCGCGCTCTCCCTTATATCAAGCCAACCATTACCGGGCATCTGCCGAATGTGTTCGCCATTGGAGTTTCCTTTCTTTGGCTCCCTTTCTATCTTTCTGCCCATATAGCGACCTATTTTGCCCATATTTTTGGTGGTAGTCTTCCCCTGGATGGTTTTTCCTATCCTTACACCACCGCCTGCTCTTTTGGCAGCCTCGTTTATGGGACATTTGGGGTTATTCTTCTTTACCTTAGCCTACGGCGGTTTTTCAGTAAATGGATAGCCTTCCTCTCTGCTATTGGGATCTGGTTGGGTAGTTTTCTCCCCTGGTATCAGGTTTTCGAACCTTTTATGTCTCACGCCCCTTCCTTCTTCGTGAGCTCTCTCTTTCTCTATTTCTTCCTCCGCTTCCGAGGAAAGATGGATTTTAGGCGTTATCTCGTTCTTGGGGCTTTGGGAGGGCTCCTTATGCTCGTTCGCTGGCAGAATGCCCTCTTTCTCTTATTTCCTGCCTTTTGCTGGCTTGGCGATTTCATTAAAAGCTTGAAGGAAGGGAAAAGTGAAGAGGCGAAGCGAATGTTTCTCTTCGGGATGCTTTTTGCCCTTTCCGCTTTTGTCGTTTTTCTCCCTCAGGTTATCGCCTGGAAGGTGATCTATGGGAGGTTCTTCACCATCCCTCAAGGAGGAAGGCTCTCCTTCGGCAAGCCCGCTTTCTTCGAGGTGCTTTTTTCCTCTCGCCATGGACTTTTCCCCTGGAGCCCAGTGGTATATATTGGCTTTATCGGCTCTTTCCTTTTCCTTCGCCGGGAGCGTAGGTTCGTCCTTACCTTTTTCCTTGTCTTTCTCCTTATGACATATGTCAATGCCTCAATATACGACTGGTGGGCTGGTTGGGCGTTTGGAGCGCGTCGATTTGGCTCCCTTCTTCCCTATTTTGCTGTCGGTCTTTCCGCTTTTCTTGAGTTCTTGAAGAAACATCCCTTCCTGCTCGTTTATGGATTTGTTTCCCTTTTCATCCTGGCGAATATTGTATTTATGGCTGAGTATTACTACCATCTGGTTCCACCTGGTGATGTGGTTTCGATGGGGGAGGCGGCAGCGTCTGGGGTGAAACTTCTCTACTCCAAGATAGGGAACCCGTTTTCCTATCCTGCCAATCTCCTCTTTGCCCTCCGCTTCCGGGTTTCGCCCGAGCGGTATGATCTTTTAGTGGGGAGGCGCTTCAATAACCCGGGGATAGATGTAGGAGGTAACGACGCTTTCTTCCTCGGTCGTGGTTGGTATGGGAAGGAGCAGGACCCGGATGGAACTACCTTCCGTTGGATAAAGGGAAGGGAGGGAACTTTTCTCTTCCCCCTCTTTCGTCCCCGCGATTACATCATCGAGCTCAGGATGCGCTCCTTCTCCTTCCCCGGAGCACCGCCGCAGGTGGCTAAGTTTCTGGTGAATGGGGAATTCACCTCATCACTCAGGCTTTCTCCAGCATATACCACTTACAAGATAGCTGTACCCAAACGCTATTTCAGAGAGGGGGTGAACGAGGTAAAGATCGTCTTAAGCTATGCCATTCCTCCGGCGAAGGTGTTGAAGGGAAACAAAGATGGCAGAATGCTTGGCGGGGCGGTTGATTATCTCGTATTTAGGCACCCTAAAAGGAGGTTTCAATAG
- a CDS encoding sulfatase: protein MGKGSPFRLLVVYLIFFLLLMFTSSCREKPLRLKRDLILDFLGAERIIEGVSLYDGARLSGRIALPIFQGETDFGVKGSSFGQTVLLTSFEKGGSWLHLRIRLEGEEPAEGEIKINDFQLIRLGLNPGTSWYHLPLPEGVAERGELRLELSNPYHPSFIEMAYLTKGDEVIPENELSELFEIKKALIGERRREGFVLRPGRGVGFFLKPDEGDVLRFYLRGDSARLSVIVHTENRDKVLKTVSARRGKVKRIEIPLSSLRGEVIELIFKAEGSKGKGSIEVISPRIMAPKKRGERGVDLTELRKAANPPPNLIIILLDAARADHFSCYGYHRKTTPTIDRLASEGVIFEHAFSQGAYTIISLPTIMTSLYPTTHKIRGQNDRLPEEMVTLAEVLSKNGFITGCFSDSPVISLAHGYGQGFDHFVELFRLRGNPIDPTATPWFVGKVINWVRSLPPGKPFFAFLHIMKPHEPYISPPFFMGMFDKNCWRKPQGDVITLSKIDKEELPITKEDLDHIVALYDGGLAYADHQVGRLISNLKRAKLYENTIFIIIADHGEAFREHGRMLHTTTVYDEMIHIPLIIRFPRRFPVKRRRVDSLAQLIDLAPTICELYGIDPRKLPFEGKSLLPAIFGKEEEGDPYIYSMAMLGRLTVRGGRYKYIYDGKKGMHLLFDLKGDPGERRNIIFGHPLLRKYLYSLLLSWYEETSAKKTGEIKKIKLDKETEERLRALGYIE, encoded by the coding sequence GTGGTTTATCTTATCTTTTTTCTCCTTTTGATGTTTACCTCGAGCTGTAGGGAGAAGCCCTTAAGGCTCAAGCGGGACCTCATCCTTGATTTTCTTGGGGCGGAAAGGATCATCGAAGGTGTTTCCCTATACGATGGGGCAAGGCTCTCCGGGAGGATCGCTCTCCCGATCTTTCAGGGTGAGACCGATTTCGGTGTTAAGGGTTCCTCCTTCGGGCAGACGGTTCTCCTTACTTCTTTTGAGAAAGGGGGGTCCTGGCTTCACCTTCGCATCCGATTGGAGGGGGAAGAGCCGGCTGAGGGGGAGATAAAGATAAACGACTTCCAGCTGATACGGTTGGGGCTAAATCCGGGGACATCCTGGTATCATCTTCCGCTTCCTGAAGGGGTAGCTGAGCGAGGCGAGTTAAGATTGGAATTGAGCAATCCCTATCACCCTTCTTTCATAGAGATGGCTTATCTCACCAAGGGTGATGAGGTGATCCCAGAAAATGAGCTTTCTGAGCTTTTTGAGATAAAAAAGGCTCTTATCGGCGAGCGGAGAAGGGAGGGATTTGTTCTCCGCCCAGGAAGGGGAGTTGGCTTCTTCTTGAAGCCGGATGAAGGGGATGTTCTCCGCTTTTACCTTCGGGGAGATAGCGCCAGATTGAGTGTAATCGTCCATACCGAAAATAGGGATAAGGTGTTAAAAACAGTTTCTGCTCGAAGAGGTAAGGTGAAGCGGATCGAGATACCCCTATCTTCGCTCAGGGGAGAAGTTATTGAGCTCATCTTCAAGGCAGAGGGGAGTAAGGGTAAGGGCAGTATCGAGGTTATCTCCCCTCGCATTATGGCTCCTAAAAAACGGGGAGAGAGGGGAGTTGATCTAACGGAGCTTAGAAAGGCAGCGAATCCACCCCCCAATTTGATCATCATCCTTCTCGATGCAGCGAGGGCGGATCATTTCTCCTGTTATGGTTATCATCGGAAAACGACCCCGACTATAGACAGGTTGGCGAGTGAGGGGGTGATCTTTGAACATGCCTTCTCCCAGGGGGCGTATACTATCATTTCCCTCCCTACCATTATGACTTCACTCTATCCCACGACACACAAGATAAGAGGGCAAAATGATCGCCTGCCCGAGGAGATGGTTACCCTTGCCGAAGTTTTATCTAAAAATGGATTTATCACCGGTTGCTTCTCTGATAGCCCGGTAATCTCTCTGGCACATGGCTATGGGCAGGGCTTCGATCACTTCGTAGAACTCTTCCGACTGCGAGGCAATCCCATCGATCCTACTGCTACCCCCTGGTTTGTTGGCAAGGTGATCAACTGGGTGAGGAGCCTTCCTCCTGGTAAGCCCTTCTTTGCCTTCCTCCACATAATGAAGCCCCATGAACCCTATATCTCTCCTCCCTTCTTTATGGGAATGTTTGACAAAAATTGCTGGAGAAAACCTCAGGGAGATGTAATCACCCTCAGTAAGATAGATAAGGAGGAACTTCCAATAACTAAGGAGGATCTCGACCATATCGTTGCCCTTTATGATGGCGGTTTAGCCTATGCGGATCATCAGGTGGGGAGGCTTATCTCCAATCTGAAGCGGGCGAAGCTTTACGAGAATACCATTTTTATCATTATTGCCGATCATGGGGAAGCCTTCCGTGAGCATGGACGAATGCTTCATACCACCACCGTTTACGACGAGATGATCCATATTCCATTGATAATCAGGTTCCCGAGGAGGTTTCCGGTGAAAAGGAGAAGGGTGGACTCGTTAGCCCAACTCATCGATCTCGCCCCCACCATCTGCGAGCTTTATGGGATAGATCCGAGGAAACTCCCCTTTGAAGGAAAGAGCCTTCTTCCCGCGATCTTTGGGAAGGAGGAGGAAGGAGATCCTTATATTTACTCTATGGCTATGTTGGGCAGATTGACGGTCCGGGGAGGGCGCTACAAATACATCTATGATGGGAAAAAGGGGATGCATCTCCTCTTCGATCTTAAAGGTGATCCTGGTGAAAGGAGAAACATTATCTTTGGACATCCTCTTTTAAGGAAGTATCTTTATAGCTTGCTCCTCAGCTGGTATGAAGAGACCTCGGCAAAGAAAACAGGGGAGATAAAGAAGATAAAGCTGGACAAGGAGACGGAAGAAAGGCTCCGGGCACTTGGTTATATAGAGTAG